A single window of Helicobacter pylori DNA harbors:
- the rsfS gene encoding ribosome silencing factor yields the protein MNQRIEMITALLDEKKAFDITHIDLSKTPYLVEDVIIATTLANKHALSLLDALKNTLKPLGEVFYQIDESNEEWIILDLGDLMIHLFTEECRKKFDLEGFLNAYKRGLPYQNA from the coding sequence ATGAACCAACGCATAGAAATGATTACGGCTTTATTAGATGAAAAAAAGGCTTTTGATATTACGCATATTGATTTGTCTAAAACCCCCTATTTAGTAGAAGATGTCATTATCGCTACCACGCTAGCGAATAAGCATGCCCTTTCTTTATTAGACGCGCTAAAAAACACCCTTAAGCCTTTAGGCGAAGTCTTTTACCAGATAGACGAGTCTAATGAAGAGTGGATCATTTTGGATTTAGGGGATTTGATGATCCATCTTTTCACCGAAGAATGCCGTAAAAAATTTGATTTAGAAGGGTTTTTGAACGCTTATAAAAGAGGGCTTCCTTATCAAAACGCCTAA
- the queF gene encoding preQ(1) synthase: MTPESNLKSLGAKTPYIFEYNSQLLEAFPNPNPNLDPLITLECKEFTSLCPITSQPDFGTIYIRYIPKDKMVESKSLKLYLFSYRNHGSFHESCINTILLDLVRLLEPKYLEAYGDFASRGGIAIKPFVNYAIKEYQEFKEKRLLNAK, encoded by the coding sequence ATGACCCCTGAATCAAACCTCAAATCCTTAGGCGCTAAAACGCCCTATATTTTTGAATACAACAGCCAGCTATTAGAAGCTTTCCCTAACCCAAACCCCAATTTAGACCCCTTAATCACGCTAGAATGCAAGGAATTTACAAGCCTTTGCCCAATCACTTCCCAGCCGGATTTTGGCACTATCTACATCCGCTATATCCCTAAAGATAAAATGGTAGAAAGCAAGTCTTTAAAACTCTATTTATTCAGTTACAGAAACCATGGGAGTTTTCATGAGAGCTGTATCAATACGATATTATTAGATTTAGTCCGATTGCTAGAGCCAAAGTATCTGGAAGCGTATGGGGATTTTGCCTCTAGGGGCGGGATTGCGATCAAGCCCTTTGTGAATTATGCGATCAAAGAATACCAGGAATTTAAAGAAAAACGCCTTTTGAATGCGAAATAA
- a CDS encoding DHH family phosphoesterase has protein sequence MPKKELLKMSKKRIFKDFLKEAKQHRPIVFYTDNDCDGMLAGSVLMSMCYRLGIKDFFFFSPLRNAHGYGFTDLAINDLLSKPCIFNPKTNQLVRLDCIKSQFQKDPLLFSADLGADLATNTELQEILLERFEQCIITDHHKSFEVDLIDGNKIAYINLNDEKDANYYSGAFTSALVFNQIFQIQTTPLEEELIAITLLSDRIDLDHGDNLDMVLNLAPVKHERIKCFFKDKDLSLAQDDLDGISNLYGFNCINYINALSRLSGAREFKGCYNSYLHYLVLKHFNPINDPRLSIFNVKEFKRYNDIKKKMVKESEENAQIFPCNKILVALLDESCSIKVGVSGLVANNFLKKYPSNRSLCIYRDNKDGYSGSARGDRNFLSQIKTIPLIQAGGHEEAFGLSFAKEDFKKVIKSLQAL, from the coding sequence ATGCCTAAAAAAGAGCTATTAAAGATGTCAAAGAAAAGGATTTTTAAAGACTTCTTAAAAGAAGCCAAACAACACCGCCCCATTGTTTTCTATACAGATAATGATTGTGATGGCATGTTAGCTGGCAGCGTTTTAATGTCTATGTGTTACAGATTGGGTATTAAAGATTTCTTTTTCTTTAGCCCCTTAAGGAATGCGCATGGCTATGGTTTCACCGATTTAGCCATAAATGATTTATTGTCTAAACCTTGTATCTTTAACCCTAAAACCAATCAATTAGTCCGCCTAGATTGCATTAAAAGCCAATTTCAAAAAGACCCCTTATTGTTTAGCGCTGATTTGGGGGCGGATTTGGCCACTAACACCGAATTACAAGAAATCTTATTAGAGCGTTTTGAACAATGCATCATCACAGACCACCATAAGAGTTTTGAAGTTGATTTGATTGATGGAAATAAAATCGCCTACATTAACCTGAATGATGAAAAAGACGCCAACTATTATAGTGGGGCTTTCACAAGCGCTTTAGTGTTTAATCAAATCTTTCAAATACAAACCACTCCTTTAGAAGAAGAATTGATCGCTATCACGCTTTTAAGCGATCGCATTGATTTGGATCATGGGGATAATTTGGATATGGTTTTGAATTTAGCGCCAGTTAAACATGAGCGCATTAAATGCTTTTTCAAAGACAAAGATCTTTCTTTAGCCCAAGACGATTTAGATGGAATTTCTAACTTATACGGCTTTAATTGCATCAATTACATCAACGCTTTAAGCCGTTTGAGTGGGGCTAGAGAGTTTAAAGGTTGTTATAATAGCTATTTGCACTATCTGGTTTTAAAGCATTTCAACCCCATAAACGATCCACGCTTAAGCATCTTTAATGTTAAGGAATTCAAAAGATACAACGACATTAAAAAGAAAATGGTGAAAGAAAGCGAAGAAAACGCTCAAATTTTTCCTTGTAACAAAATATTAGTGGCTCTTTTAGATGAAAGCTGTTCTATTAAAGTGGGTGTCAGCGGTTTAGTGGCTAATAACTTTTTAAAAAAATACCCTTCCAATCGCTCCCTTTGTATCTATAGAGACAATAAAGACGGGTATAGCGGTAGCGCTAGAGGCGATAGGAATTTTTTAAGCCAGATTAAAACCATTCCTTTAATACAAGCTGGCGGGCATGAGGAAGCTTTTGGGTTGAGCTTTGCAAAAGAGGATTTTAAAAAAGTGATCAAAAGCTTACAAGCCTTATAA